One Misgurnus anguillicaudatus chromosome 22, ASM2758022v2, whole genome shotgun sequence DNA segment encodes these proteins:
- the h3f3c gene encoding H3 histone, family 3C codes for MARTKQTARKSTGGKAPRKQLATKAARKSAPSTGGVKKPHRYRPGTVALREIRRYQKSTELLIRKLPFQRLVREIAQDFKTDLRFQSAAIGALQEASEAYLVGLFEDTNLCAIHAKRVTIMPKDIQLARRIRGERA; via the exons ATGGCCCGTACCAAGCAGACCGCTCGTAAGTCCACTGGAGGTAAAGCTCCCCGTAAGCAGCTGGCAACCAAAGCTGCCCGCAAGAGCGCACCCTCAACTGGAGGGGTCAAGAAACCTCATCGCTACAG GCCCGGTACCGTGGCCTTGCGTGAGATTCGTCGGTATCAGAAGTCCACCGAGCTGCTGATCCGTAAGTTGCCCTTCCAGCGCCTGGTTCGAGAGATTGCCCAGGACTTCAAAACCGACCTGCGTTTCCAGAGCGCCGCCATCGGTGCCCTTCAG GAGGCCAGTGAGGCATACCTGGTCGGTCTGTTTGAAGACACTAACCTGTGTGCCATCCATGCCAAGCGTGTCACCATCATGCCCAAAGACATCCAGCTGGCACGCCGCATTCGTGGGGAGCGTGCTTAA